The DNA segment CTCGCTGCTCTCCGCCGGCCTCGTCGACCGCCTGCGGCTGGTCGTGTTCCCGGTCATCACGGGGAAGACGGGACAGCGGCGGGTGTTCGACGACTACCCTGACGTCGCGCTCGAGCTGGTCGACAGCCGCCTCTTCGACGGCAGGCTGCAGCTCCTCGAGTACGTCCCGACGGTGCTCGAGGGGCCGCCCTCCGCTACTCGCTGACGTAGGAGAGCTTCACCGTCTCGGGGCCCACCCTCGCGACGTCGACGAGGCGCAGCGGCGGTCGTCCGCCGACGAAGAACGGCTTGCCGGCGCCGAGCACGTACGGCCTGAGGTAGAGGCGGTACTCGTCGATGAGCCCGAGGGCGGTGAGGCTGCCGGCGATCGTGGGCCCGGCCACGCCGATCTCGCCCTCGCGCTCGTCCTTGAGCCGTCTGGCGAACGCGCCCAGGTCCTCCTTCACGAGGGTGGCGTTGGGCCCGACCTCGCGCAGCGAACGCGACACCACCCACTTCGGCATCGCCTGCCAGGCGGCGGCGAACTCGCGCTCCGGCTCGTCCCACTCGGGCCGTTCCTCGTCCCAGTAGCGCATGATCCCGTACATCGTGGTGCCGTAGATGGTGCCTGACAGCCCCCTGGTCATCTCCACGAAGCTGTAGAAGAGCTCCGGGTCCGGCACGGGGAGCTCGAGCCTGCCGCTGGGCCCGTCGACGTAGCCGTCGAGCGACTGGGACATCTCGAACACGAGCCTCGCCATCCTCACGCCTCCTCG comes from the Trueperaceae bacterium genome and includes:
- a CDS encoding dihydrofolate reductase family protein: RGGVRMARLVFEMSQSLDGYVDGPSGRLELPVPDPELFYSFVEMTRGLSGTIYGTTMYGIMRYWDEERPEWDEPEREFAAAWQAMPKWVVSRSLREVGPNATLVKEDLGAFARRLKDEREGEIGVAGPTIAGSLTALGLIDEYRLYLRPYVLGAGKPFFVGGRPPLRLVDVARVGPETVKLSYVSE